From the Danio aesculapii chromosome 9, fDanAes4.1, whole genome shotgun sequence genome, one window contains:
- the ddx3xa gene encoding DEAD-box helicase 3 X-linked a isoform X7 — protein sequence MSHVVVDGSHGLDQQLAVLDLNSADGQGAGTGRRYIPPHLRNKDASKNAGNAYSSGRQSGYSVAPVQSYSPGWDGSRTNGFVNGYHDGRMNGTANFTRGPLRNDRGGRGGFRGNRNGASFNQPVHNAGYGTYENKDGGWNSVVNRDAYASFGGRSDRGKSAFFNDRGASSRGRYERGGFGGGTGGNSRWVEESRDEEDWSKPTPPNERLEHELFSGSNTGINFEKYDDIPVEATGSNSPGHIESFHDVDMGEIIMGNITLSRYTRPTPVQKYAIPIIKAKRDLMACAQTGSGKTAAFLLPVLSQIYTEGPGEALQATKASTQQENGKYVRRKQYPISLVLAPTRELALQIYDEARKFAYRSRVRPCVVYGGADIGQQIRDLERGCHLLVATPGRLVDMMERGKIGLDYCKYLVLDEADRMLDMGFEPQIRRIVEQDTMPPKGSRQTMMFSATFPKEIQILARDFLEEYIFLAVGRVGSTSENITQKVVWVEENDKRSFLLDLLNATGKDSLTLVFVETKKGADALEDFLYREGYACTSIHGDRSQRDREEALHQFRSGRCPIMVATAVAARGLDISNVKHVINFDLPSDIEEYVHRIGRTGRVGNLGLATSFYNDKNSNITKDLLDILVEAKQEVPSWLENLAYEHQHKSTNRGRPKRFSGGFGARDYRQMAGGGNTFGNRGARNTGGHGGNRGFGGNKGGFGSFGGDSYGGTYGNYGGNYTQVDWWGN from the exons GGCGTTACATTCCTCCTCATTTGAGAAACAAAGACGCATCAAAAAATG CAGGAAATGCTTATTCCTCTGGTAGACAGAGCGGTTATTCAGTGGCACCAGTACAGAGCT ATTCTCCAGGATGGGATGGTAGTCGTACCAATGGTTTTGTCAATGGATATCATGATGGTCGTATGAATGGGACTGCAAACTTCACCCGTGGGCCTCTTCGCAATGACCGAGGAGGACGAGGTGGCTTTCGTGGAAACAGGAATGGTGCTTCCTTTAACCAGCCAGTGCATAATGCAG GTTATGGGACATATGAAAACAAAGATGGAGGCTGGAACTCTGTGGTGAACAGGGATGCGTATGCAAGCTTTGGTGGGCGATCTGACAGAGGAAAGTCTGCATTCTTCAATGACAGAGGAGCTAGCTCAAGAGGACG GTATGAGCGTGGAGGCTTTGGAGGAGGAACAGGAGGAAACAGCCGTTGGGTTGAAGAGTCCAGAGATGAAGAGGACTGGTCAAAGCCAACGCCCCCCAATGAGCGTCTAGAACA TGAGCTGTTCTCTGGGAGCAACACGGGGATTAACTTTGAGAAGTATGATGACATTCCTGTGGAGGCCACTGGATCAAACTCTCCTGGGCATATTGAGAGT TTCCATGATGTAGACATGGGTGAGATAATTATGGGCAACATCACCCTGAGCCGCTACACACGTCCTACTCCTGTTCAAAAGTATGCAATTCCCATCATCAAGGCCAAGAGGGACCTGATGGCCTGTGCACAGACAG GCTCGGGGAAGACTGCAGCCTTTTTGCTTCCTGTGCTGAGTCAGATCTACACTGAGGGACCTGGAGAGGCACTGCAGGCCACCAAAGCCAGCACCCAG CAGGAGAATGGAAAGTATGTTCGTCGTAAGCAGTATCCCATTTCTCTTGTCCTGGCTCCAACCAGAGAACTTGCACTTCAGATTTATGACGAGGCCAGAAAG TTTGCTTACCGCTCCAGAGTGCGGCCATGTGTAGTGTACGGTGGTGCAGATATTGGCCAGCAGATCCGTGATTTGGAAAGAGGCTGTCATCTGCTGGTGGCCACCCCTGGTCGTTTGGTAGACATGATGGAGCGGGGCAAGATTGGTCTGGATTACTGCAA ATATCTGGTGTTGGATGAAGCTGACAGAATGCTTGATATGGGTTTTGAACCTCAAATCAGGCGTATTGTGGAACAGGACACAATGCCTCCTAAAGGTTCTCGCCAGACCATGATGTTCAGTGCCACCTTCCCGAAAGAGATTCAG ATTCTGGCCCGTGACTTTCTTGAGGAGTACATCTTCCTTGCTGTGGGCCGTGTGGGCTCCACCTCAGAGAACATCACTCAGAAGGTGGTTTGGGTAGAAGAGAATGACAAGCGCTCCTTCCTCCTTGACCTGCTCAATGCTACAG GCAAGGATTCTCTCACACTAGTGTTTGTGGAGACCAAGAAGGGCGCAGACGCTCTTGAGGACTTTCTCTACCGTGAGGGCTATGCCTGCACCAGTATCCATGGTGACCGCTCTCAGCGTGATCGTGAGGAGGCGCTTCACCAGTTTCGTTCTGGACGATGCCCCATCATGGTTGCCACTGCT GTGGCTGCACGTGGCCTTGACATCTCCAACGTGAAACACGTCATCAACTTTGACTTGCCCAGTGACATTGAGGAGTATGTCCATCGCATTGGTCGTACAGGCCGCGTGGGAAACCTTG GGCTGGCCACATCCTTTTACAATGATAAGAACAGCAACATCACTAAAGATCTGCTAGACATCCTGGTGGAGGCCAAACAAGAGGTTCCTTCCTGGCTTGAGAACCTTGCCTATGAGCACCAGCACAAGAGCACCAACCGTGGACGTCCCAAAAG GTTCTCTGGTGGTTTTGGGGCCAGAGATTACCGCCAGATGGCTGGGGGTGGCAACACTTTCGGCAACCGTGGCGCTCGCAACACTGGCGGCCATGGAGGAAACAGAGGTTTTGGAGGCAATAAGG GTGGCTTTGGGAGTTTCGGTGGTGACAGCTATGGGGGCACCTATGGAAACTATGGAGGAAACTACACTCAGGTGGACTGGTGGGGCAACTAA
- the ddx3xa gene encoding DEAD-box helicase 3 X-linked a isoform X6 produces MSHVVVDGSHGLDQQLAVLDLNSADGQGAGTGRRYIPPHLRNKDASKNAGNAYSSGRQSGYSVAPVQSFSPKQYPQSWHPEGNQRHRHNYPTGWNDFRTGSQRFASQELAFYHTYTSGWPDRCDSPGWDGSRTNGFVNGYHDGRMNGTANFTRGPLRNDRGGRGGFRGNRNGASFNQPVHNAGYGTYENKDGGWNSVVNRDAYASFGGRSDRGKSAFFNDRGASSRGRYERGGFGGGTGGNSRWVEESRDEEDWSKPTPPNERLEHELFSGSNTGINFEKYDDIPVEATGSNSPGHIESFHDVDMGEIIMGNITLSRYTRPTPVQKYAIPIIKAKRDLMACAQTGSGKTAAFLLPVLSQIYTEGPGEALQATKASTQENGKYVRRKQYPISLVLAPTRELALQIYDEARKFAYRSRVRPCVVYGGADIGQQIRDLERGCHLLVATPGRLVDMMERGKIGLDYCKYLVLDEADRMLDMGFEPQIRRIVEQDTMPPKGSRQTMMFSATFPKEIQILARDFLEEYIFLAVGRVGSTSENITQKVVWVEENDKRSFLLDLLNATGKDSLTLVFVETKKGADALEDFLYREGYACTSIHGDRSQRDREEALHQFRSGRCPIMVATAVAARGLDISNVKHVINFDLPSDIEEYVHRIGRTGRVGNLGLATSFYNDKNSNITKDLLDILVEAKQEVPSWLENLAYEHQHKSTNRGRPKRFSGGFGARDYRQMAGGGNTFGNRGARNTGGHGGNRGFGGNKGGFGSFGGDSYGGTYGNYGGNYTQVDWWGN; encoded by the exons GGCGTTACATTCCTCCTCATTTGAGAAACAAAGACGCATCAAAAAATG CAGGAAATGCTTATTCCTCTGGTAGACAGAGCGGTTATTCAGTGGCACCAGTACAGAGCT TTTCTCCCAAACAGTATCCTCAGAGTTGGCACCCTGAGGGAAACCAAAGACACAGGCATAACTATCCAACTGGATGGAATGACTTTAGGACTG GTTCCCAGAGATTTGCGTCCCAGGAGCTCGCATTTTATCACACCTACACTAGTGGCTGGCCAGACAGATGTG ATTCTCCAGGATGGGATGGTAGTCGTACCAATGGTTTTGTCAATGGATATCATGATGGTCGTATGAATGGGACTGCAAACTTCACCCGTGGGCCTCTTCGCAATGACCGAGGAGGACGAGGTGGCTTTCGTGGAAACAGGAATGGTGCTTCCTTTAACCAGCCAGTGCATAATGCAG GTTATGGGACATATGAAAACAAAGATGGAGGCTGGAACTCTGTGGTGAACAGGGATGCGTATGCAAGCTTTGGTGGGCGATCTGACAGAGGAAAGTCTGCATTCTTCAATGACAGAGGAGCTAGCTCAAGAGGACG GTATGAGCGTGGAGGCTTTGGAGGAGGAACAGGAGGAAACAGCCGTTGGGTTGAAGAGTCCAGAGATGAAGAGGACTGGTCAAAGCCAACGCCCCCCAATGAGCGTCTAGAACA TGAGCTGTTCTCTGGGAGCAACACGGGGATTAACTTTGAGAAGTATGATGACATTCCTGTGGAGGCCACTGGATCAAACTCTCCTGGGCATATTGAGAGT TTCCATGATGTAGACATGGGTGAGATAATTATGGGCAACATCACCCTGAGCCGCTACACACGTCCTACTCCTGTTCAAAAGTATGCAATTCCCATCATCAAGGCCAAGAGGGACCTGATGGCCTGTGCACAGACAG GCTCGGGGAAGACTGCAGCCTTTTTGCTTCCTGTGCTGAGTCAGATCTACACTGAGGGACCTGGAGAGGCACTGCAGGCCACCAAAGCCAGCACCCAG GAGAATGGAAAGTATGTTCGTCGTAAGCAGTATCCCATTTCTCTTGTCCTGGCTCCAACCAGAGAACTTGCACTTCAGATTTATGACGAGGCCAGAAAG TTTGCTTACCGCTCCAGAGTGCGGCCATGTGTAGTGTACGGTGGTGCAGATATTGGCCAGCAGATCCGTGATTTGGAAAGAGGCTGTCATCTGCTGGTGGCCACCCCTGGTCGTTTGGTAGACATGATGGAGCGGGGCAAGATTGGTCTGGATTACTGCAA ATATCTGGTGTTGGATGAAGCTGACAGAATGCTTGATATGGGTTTTGAACCTCAAATCAGGCGTATTGTGGAACAGGACACAATGCCTCCTAAAGGTTCTCGCCAGACCATGATGTTCAGTGCCACCTTCCCGAAAGAGATTCAG ATTCTGGCCCGTGACTTTCTTGAGGAGTACATCTTCCTTGCTGTGGGCCGTGTGGGCTCCACCTCAGAGAACATCACTCAGAAGGTGGTTTGGGTAGAAGAGAATGACAAGCGCTCCTTCCTCCTTGACCTGCTCAATGCTACAG GCAAGGATTCTCTCACACTAGTGTTTGTGGAGACCAAGAAGGGCGCAGACGCTCTTGAGGACTTTCTCTACCGTGAGGGCTATGCCTGCACCAGTATCCATGGTGACCGCTCTCAGCGTGATCGTGAGGAGGCGCTTCACCAGTTTCGTTCTGGACGATGCCCCATCATGGTTGCCACTGCT GTGGCTGCACGTGGCCTTGACATCTCCAACGTGAAACACGTCATCAACTTTGACTTGCCCAGTGACATTGAGGAGTATGTCCATCGCATTGGTCGTACAGGCCGCGTGGGAAACCTTG GGCTGGCCACATCCTTTTACAATGATAAGAACAGCAACATCACTAAAGATCTGCTAGACATCCTGGTGGAGGCCAAACAAGAGGTTCCTTCCTGGCTTGAGAACCTTGCCTATGAGCACCAGCACAAGAGCACCAACCGTGGACGTCCCAAAAG GTTCTCTGGTGGTTTTGGGGCCAGAGATTACCGCCAGATGGCTGGGGGTGGCAACACTTTCGGCAACCGTGGCGCTCGCAACACTGGCGGCCATGGAGGAAACAGAGGTTTTGGAGGCAATAAGG GTGGCTTTGGGAGTTTCGGTGGTGACAGCTATGGGGGCACCTATGGAAACTATGGAGGAAACTACACTCAGGTGGACTGGTGGGGCAACTAA
- the ddx3xa gene encoding DEAD-box helicase 3 X-linked a isoform X9 codes for MSHVVVDGSHGLDQQLAVLDLNSADGQGAGTGRRYIPPHLRNKDASKNGNAYSSGRQSGYSVAPVQSYSPGWDGSRTNGFVNGYHDGRMNGTANFTRGPLRNDRGGRGGFRGNRNGASFNQPVHNAGYGTYENKDGGWNSVVNRDAYASFGGRSDRGKSAFFNDRGASSRGRYERGGFGGGTGGNSRWVEESRDEEDWSKPTPPNERLEHELFSGSNTGINFEKYDDIPVEATGSNSPGHIESFHDVDMGEIIMGNITLSRYTRPTPVQKYAIPIIKAKRDLMACAQTGSGKTAAFLLPVLSQIYTEGPGEALQATKASTQQENGKYVRRKQYPISLVLAPTRELALQIYDEARKFAYRSRVRPCVVYGGADIGQQIRDLERGCHLLVATPGRLVDMMERGKIGLDYCKYLVLDEADRMLDMGFEPQIRRIVEQDTMPPKGSRQTMMFSATFPKEIQILARDFLEEYIFLAVGRVGSTSENITQKVVWVEENDKRSFLLDLLNATGKDSLTLVFVETKKGADALEDFLYREGYACTSIHGDRSQRDREEALHQFRSGRCPIMVATAVAARGLDISNVKHVINFDLPSDIEEYVHRIGRTGRVGNLGLATSFYNDKNSNITKDLLDILVEAKQEVPSWLENLAYEHQHKSTNRGRPKRFSGGFGARDYRQMAGGGNTFGNRGARNTGGHGGNRGFGGNKGGFGSFGGDSYGGTYGNYGGNYTQVDWWGN; via the exons GGCGTTACATTCCTCCTCATTTGAGAAACAAAGACGCATCAAAAAATG GAAATGCTTATTCCTCTGGTAGACAGAGCGGTTATTCAGTGGCACCAGTACAGAGCT ATTCTCCAGGATGGGATGGTAGTCGTACCAATGGTTTTGTCAATGGATATCATGATGGTCGTATGAATGGGACTGCAAACTTCACCCGTGGGCCTCTTCGCAATGACCGAGGAGGACGAGGTGGCTTTCGTGGAAACAGGAATGGTGCTTCCTTTAACCAGCCAGTGCATAATGCAG GTTATGGGACATATGAAAACAAAGATGGAGGCTGGAACTCTGTGGTGAACAGGGATGCGTATGCAAGCTTTGGTGGGCGATCTGACAGAGGAAAGTCTGCATTCTTCAATGACAGAGGAGCTAGCTCAAGAGGACG GTATGAGCGTGGAGGCTTTGGAGGAGGAACAGGAGGAAACAGCCGTTGGGTTGAAGAGTCCAGAGATGAAGAGGACTGGTCAAAGCCAACGCCCCCCAATGAGCGTCTAGAACA TGAGCTGTTCTCTGGGAGCAACACGGGGATTAACTTTGAGAAGTATGATGACATTCCTGTGGAGGCCACTGGATCAAACTCTCCTGGGCATATTGAGAGT TTCCATGATGTAGACATGGGTGAGATAATTATGGGCAACATCACCCTGAGCCGCTACACACGTCCTACTCCTGTTCAAAAGTATGCAATTCCCATCATCAAGGCCAAGAGGGACCTGATGGCCTGTGCACAGACAG GCTCGGGGAAGACTGCAGCCTTTTTGCTTCCTGTGCTGAGTCAGATCTACACTGAGGGACCTGGAGAGGCACTGCAGGCCACCAAAGCCAGCACCCAG CAGGAGAATGGAAAGTATGTTCGTCGTAAGCAGTATCCCATTTCTCTTGTCCTGGCTCCAACCAGAGAACTTGCACTTCAGATTTATGACGAGGCCAGAAAG TTTGCTTACCGCTCCAGAGTGCGGCCATGTGTAGTGTACGGTGGTGCAGATATTGGCCAGCAGATCCGTGATTTGGAAAGAGGCTGTCATCTGCTGGTGGCCACCCCTGGTCGTTTGGTAGACATGATGGAGCGGGGCAAGATTGGTCTGGATTACTGCAA ATATCTGGTGTTGGATGAAGCTGACAGAATGCTTGATATGGGTTTTGAACCTCAAATCAGGCGTATTGTGGAACAGGACACAATGCCTCCTAAAGGTTCTCGCCAGACCATGATGTTCAGTGCCACCTTCCCGAAAGAGATTCAG ATTCTGGCCCGTGACTTTCTTGAGGAGTACATCTTCCTTGCTGTGGGCCGTGTGGGCTCCACCTCAGAGAACATCACTCAGAAGGTGGTTTGGGTAGAAGAGAATGACAAGCGCTCCTTCCTCCTTGACCTGCTCAATGCTACAG GCAAGGATTCTCTCACACTAGTGTTTGTGGAGACCAAGAAGGGCGCAGACGCTCTTGAGGACTTTCTCTACCGTGAGGGCTATGCCTGCACCAGTATCCATGGTGACCGCTCTCAGCGTGATCGTGAGGAGGCGCTTCACCAGTTTCGTTCTGGACGATGCCCCATCATGGTTGCCACTGCT GTGGCTGCACGTGGCCTTGACATCTCCAACGTGAAACACGTCATCAACTTTGACTTGCCCAGTGACATTGAGGAGTATGTCCATCGCATTGGTCGTACAGGCCGCGTGGGAAACCTTG GGCTGGCCACATCCTTTTACAATGATAAGAACAGCAACATCACTAAAGATCTGCTAGACATCCTGGTGGAGGCCAAACAAGAGGTTCCTTCCTGGCTTGAGAACCTTGCCTATGAGCACCAGCACAAGAGCACCAACCGTGGACGTCCCAAAAG GTTCTCTGGTGGTTTTGGGGCCAGAGATTACCGCCAGATGGCTGGGGGTGGCAACACTTTCGGCAACCGTGGCGCTCGCAACACTGGCGGCCATGGAGGAAACAGAGGTTTTGGAGGCAATAAGG GTGGCTTTGGGAGTTTCGGTGGTGACAGCTATGGGGGCACCTATGGAAACTATGGAGGAAACTACACTCAGGTGGACTGGTGGGGCAACTAA
- the ddx3xa gene encoding DEAD-box helicase 3 X-linked a isoform X5 → MSHVVVDGSHGLDQQLAVLDLNSADGQGAGTGRRYIPPHLRNKDASKNAGNAYSSGRQSGYSVAPVQSFSPKQYPQSWHPEGNQRHRHNYPTGWNDFRTGSQRFASQELAFYHTYTSGWPDRCDSPGWDGSRTNGFVNGYHDGRMNGTANFTRGPLRNDRGGRGGFRGNRNGASFNQPVHNAGYGTYENKDGGWNSVVNRDAYASFGGRSDRGKSAFFNDRGASSRGRYERGGFGGGTGGNSRWVEESRDEEDWSKPTPPNERLEHELFSGSNTGINFEKYDDIPVEATGSNSPGHIESFHDVDMGEIIMGNITLSRYTRPTPVQKYAIPIIKAKRDLMACAQTGSGKTAAFLLPVLSQIYTEGPGEALQATKASTQQENGKYVRRKQYPISLVLAPTRELALQIYDEARKFAYRSRVRPCVVYGGADIGQQIRDLERGCHLLVATPGRLVDMMERGKIGLDYCKYLVLDEADRMLDMGFEPQIRRIVEQDTMPPKGSRQTMMFSATFPKEIQILARDFLEEYIFLAVGRVGSTSENITQKVVWVEENDKRSFLLDLLNATGKDSLTLVFVETKKGADALEDFLYREGYACTSIHGDRSQRDREEALHQFRSGRCPIMVATAVAARGLDISNVKHVINFDLPSDIEEYVHRIGRTGRVGNLGLATSFYNDKNSNITKDLLDILVEAKQEVPSWLENLAYEHQHKSTNRGRPKRFSGGFGARDYRQMAGGGNTFGNRGARNTGGHGGNRGFGGNKGGFGSFGGDSYGGTYGNYGGNYTQVDWWGN, encoded by the exons GGCGTTACATTCCTCCTCATTTGAGAAACAAAGACGCATCAAAAAATG CAGGAAATGCTTATTCCTCTGGTAGACAGAGCGGTTATTCAGTGGCACCAGTACAGAGCT TTTCTCCCAAACAGTATCCTCAGAGTTGGCACCCTGAGGGAAACCAAAGACACAGGCATAACTATCCAACTGGATGGAATGACTTTAGGACTG GTTCCCAGAGATTTGCGTCCCAGGAGCTCGCATTTTATCACACCTACACTAGTGGCTGGCCAGACAGATGTG ATTCTCCAGGATGGGATGGTAGTCGTACCAATGGTTTTGTCAATGGATATCATGATGGTCGTATGAATGGGACTGCAAACTTCACCCGTGGGCCTCTTCGCAATGACCGAGGAGGACGAGGTGGCTTTCGTGGAAACAGGAATGGTGCTTCCTTTAACCAGCCAGTGCATAATGCAG GTTATGGGACATATGAAAACAAAGATGGAGGCTGGAACTCTGTGGTGAACAGGGATGCGTATGCAAGCTTTGGTGGGCGATCTGACAGAGGAAAGTCTGCATTCTTCAATGACAGAGGAGCTAGCTCAAGAGGACG GTATGAGCGTGGAGGCTTTGGAGGAGGAACAGGAGGAAACAGCCGTTGGGTTGAAGAGTCCAGAGATGAAGAGGACTGGTCAAAGCCAACGCCCCCCAATGAGCGTCTAGAACA TGAGCTGTTCTCTGGGAGCAACACGGGGATTAACTTTGAGAAGTATGATGACATTCCTGTGGAGGCCACTGGATCAAACTCTCCTGGGCATATTGAGAGT TTCCATGATGTAGACATGGGTGAGATAATTATGGGCAACATCACCCTGAGCCGCTACACACGTCCTACTCCTGTTCAAAAGTATGCAATTCCCATCATCAAGGCCAAGAGGGACCTGATGGCCTGTGCACAGACAG GCTCGGGGAAGACTGCAGCCTTTTTGCTTCCTGTGCTGAGTCAGATCTACACTGAGGGACCTGGAGAGGCACTGCAGGCCACCAAAGCCAGCACCCAG CAGGAGAATGGAAAGTATGTTCGTCGTAAGCAGTATCCCATTTCTCTTGTCCTGGCTCCAACCAGAGAACTTGCACTTCAGATTTATGACGAGGCCAGAAAG TTTGCTTACCGCTCCAGAGTGCGGCCATGTGTAGTGTACGGTGGTGCAGATATTGGCCAGCAGATCCGTGATTTGGAAAGAGGCTGTCATCTGCTGGTGGCCACCCCTGGTCGTTTGGTAGACATGATGGAGCGGGGCAAGATTGGTCTGGATTACTGCAA ATATCTGGTGTTGGATGAAGCTGACAGAATGCTTGATATGGGTTTTGAACCTCAAATCAGGCGTATTGTGGAACAGGACACAATGCCTCCTAAAGGTTCTCGCCAGACCATGATGTTCAGTGCCACCTTCCCGAAAGAGATTCAG ATTCTGGCCCGTGACTTTCTTGAGGAGTACATCTTCCTTGCTGTGGGCCGTGTGGGCTCCACCTCAGAGAACATCACTCAGAAGGTGGTTTGGGTAGAAGAGAATGACAAGCGCTCCTTCCTCCTTGACCTGCTCAATGCTACAG GCAAGGATTCTCTCACACTAGTGTTTGTGGAGACCAAGAAGGGCGCAGACGCTCTTGAGGACTTTCTCTACCGTGAGGGCTATGCCTGCACCAGTATCCATGGTGACCGCTCTCAGCGTGATCGTGAGGAGGCGCTTCACCAGTTTCGTTCTGGACGATGCCCCATCATGGTTGCCACTGCT GTGGCTGCACGTGGCCTTGACATCTCCAACGTGAAACACGTCATCAACTTTGACTTGCCCAGTGACATTGAGGAGTATGTCCATCGCATTGGTCGTACAGGCCGCGTGGGAAACCTTG GGCTGGCCACATCCTTTTACAATGATAAGAACAGCAACATCACTAAAGATCTGCTAGACATCCTGGTGGAGGCCAAACAAGAGGTTCCTTCCTGGCTTGAGAACCTTGCCTATGAGCACCAGCACAAGAGCACCAACCGTGGACGTCCCAAAAG GTTCTCTGGTGGTTTTGGGGCCAGAGATTACCGCCAGATGGCTGGGGGTGGCAACACTTTCGGCAACCGTGGCGCTCGCAACACTGGCGGCCATGGAGGAAACAGAGGTTTTGGAGGCAATAAGG GTGGCTTTGGGAGTTTCGGTGGTGACAGCTATGGGGGCACCTATGGAAACTATGGAGGAAACTACACTCAGGTGGACTGGTGGGGCAACTAA